DNA sequence from the Tenacibaculum mesophilum genome:
ACATCTACTCAAGAAATTAAAAGTATTGTTGTAGATCCTGATTTAGAAACTGCCGATATTGATACTTCAAATAACAGTTGGCCTAAACAAACAACAAATAAGTTTGATGCTTTTAAAAAGAAAGCTAAAAACTAATATAGTTTTATTTAAACCTAACAAAAAAGCAGCCTATGGGCTGCTTTTTTGTTGCTGTTATTTTAACTATTTGCTAAATAACTTATTTACTTCTTCATATGTAAGTAACTTAGAAACTGTCATAATATCTGGATCTCTACTTACATACTGTTGAATTTGTAACATTACTACTCCATCAACTTTAGTATATTTTAACCAGATTACATCTCCATTTGCTTTAATTTTATAAGGATCTCTAGGGTTTTCTTCAAAGCCTTTTACAATTATTTGATGTAATTTTTCTACATCATTATCTAAGTTTTTAAATGAAAAATGAACATATTCATGAATAGGATCATTTATATTCTTATAGTAAAAGTTGTAAGCTTTATCTCCTATTTTCTCTAAATAAACGTACTCTATTTTTCCTACTATTTCTGTTTTAGTAGTTTCAATAAATTCAATCTGAGAATACGAGGCTACAGAAAATAAAAGACCTGCTAATAAAAAAAGTTTTTTCATGAAATTTAAGGGTTTAAGTTTTATATTACTTTTTAAAAATTTTTTAAATATAACTAAAACAACAACGCTTTTTACTTATAAAAAGTATTTTCTCTTTTTATTTACATATTATCTTATTATGTTCTTATAACATTTTTTTAGAAATAAACTAACTTACTGTAAATCAAAAATAGAATAGAAGAAATAGCTTTCTTGTTAAATTATTTTTATTTTGCAACTACTATTAATTTTCCTCTAACCCTTCAAAAAAATTATGTTAAAGCAAATTTTATTTCTCTTCTTAGTAATTTTTAATTGTATTCTTTCTTTTTCTCAAGAAATAGAGAAGTATAACGAAAGTGACTTGATAAAAATTAAAAAAAAGTTCTATTTAAATAAAGAAATTGGTGTTGATAGTTCTTTATACTACATGAACAAGCTTCTACTAAGTAATAATACTGCTTATAAAACTTTTGGATATGCTGCTATAGAATATTTAAAAGTAAGAGAAAAACAATCTATAAACACTTCTTTTAAAGATAGTATTAATAAATATCTTCCTAAAATAGTAAGAGTAAATAAAAATTTTCCTTTACTGTTTGATATTCATATTCTCTTAGGCAACTCTAATAAAAGAAGAAAGTTAATTAAACCAGCTTTACAAAATTATATTACAGCCGAAAATTACGCTTTGTTAGCCAAAGATATTGAGCGAATTATTAAAATAAAAGGGAACATCGCACTTATTTATCAAGACATGGGAGAGCTTGATAAAGCTCTTAATAAAGCAAAAGAAACTCTTGACCTTATAGAAGCTAATAAAGAATCCCTTTCAAACAAGTATTATAGTAGCAAATATAAAAGAATGTTTAATGTTGCTGCTATTTACGCTACTTTATATAAAAAAAATAGAGAAAAACAGCAGTATGCAGACTCTTCTTTACATTACTATAATTTGATACTAAAAACAAAAGAGTTTAATCTTAATAGCTATTATACCGGCAAAGTTTATTATGGAAAAGGGACTATTTATACTTTAAAAAAAGAATACTCTAAAGCTAGTTCTTTTCTTGAAAAAAGTTTAGCGTTATTCGAAAAAAGCAAGTCACAGTCTTATTTATACAAAGGATACTACAACAATGGTCTAAACTATTATAATTTAAATAAATTCGAAAAGGCTAAACATAACTTTTTAACTGCTCTTAAAATAAAAAAAGACACCATTTTAGATGATAATTATATAAAAATGAATGGATACCTTTCACAAATTTATACTTATCAAAATAAAGTAGACTCTGCAAATTATTATTTAAACACATATGTAAATAATCATTCAAAAGTTTCATTAAGAGATAAAAAACAGTTTAAAGAAGCAATTAAAGTTGATTTTGATAAAAAAATTAAAAAGTTAAAAGAGGATAGTAACAAAAAGAATTTTTATTATGAAATTATAGTTATAGGATTAATATCTACAGTAATAGTTATCTCTTTTTTAGTATTTAAAAACGCTAAAGAAAAAAAGAAAACAAAGAAAAAGTTAAGTGAACTATTAAATAAAATTTCAAAAAAAGAAGACCTAACTGAAAAGCCCTTTTCTTTACCTAATCCATTAAAAATAAAAGACGAACAACATCAACAAATTATTAGCGGCTTATTAAAAATAGAGGAAAAGAAATACTTTTTAAAAGAAGAGTATAATTTATATAATGCAGCTAAAAAAATAGGAACCAATACTACTTACCTATCAAAAATCATTAAAGATTATAAAAAAATGAGCTTTAATGATTATACGAATGAGTTACGTATTAATTACATTATTGGAATATTGAGTAATGATAAGAAAGTGAGGTCTTATACAACACAAGCTATTGGAGAAATTGCTGGATATAAAAATGCGAAGTCTTTTACTCGAATTTTTAAAAAATATATAGGTATAACTCCTTATCAATTTATAGAGAAAATTAATAAGGAGTTATAATGCTTTTGTAATTATTTTAAACCTTAAAATTATTTTTACGATCGTAGCATTTATCTTTTTCTGCACTTGGTGGTAAAACAAAACAGTCTTCTTCTCCATCTGTATCTGGTCCGCCAAAATCTATTTTTTCATAATTCGCCTTAACTGGATCTCCTGCTAATATCTTTGTTTTTTCCTCTAATGTTAATTTATACTTTGCTAACATCTCAATAGATAAACATTTCATAAGTTTTAATTTTTAAGTTATATGTAAAGTTAATTTTTTAATCTATTGTTTTTGTTTTTATCAAACTCACCAAAAAACAAAACACACAAAACACTACAAAACAACAACTTAAATCAACAATAATAATGTCATTATTTTTAAATAGTACCTCCTGTTTTCATAAATAGTACCTGTTTTTACTTCTTTTGTAACTAACAATGTTTAATATTTGTTATAAATCAAGCTTGTTTTAATGCGTCCCCCGAAAAGCATTTAATAGAGTAGGGATAACTCAAATTAATTAATCATGTTAAAATCAATTTCTAAATTAGGAAACGTTCTGAATAAATCAGAACAAAGAACTATTAATGGTGGACAAATTGTTTGCCCTAGAGGAACTTATTTAAAATGTAATTGGATAAGATGTTGGTGTGAACCAGAATATGTTGAAGAATTACCTGTAGACTTTGACCACTAAAAATTATCAATAACCAAAACTAATTAATTATGAAAACAAAAGTTTTAAACCTAGGTACTATTATCAGTAAAACAGCACAAAAACAAATTTTAGGAGGTGAATCTCCTATGAGGTGCCCAGGAGATGGAGTATTAGTATGCAAAGGTGAAAAACCTCACACCAATTGTTGGTGTTATTATAAAGCATACGAAGTACTTAGACCTGAGTAACAAATTAATAATTATGAAAACAAAAATTTTAAATTTAGGTACTATTATTAATAAAGCAGCGCAAAAACAAATTTTAGGAGGTACACCTGCAAAATGTCCTGGAGATGGAGTATTGAAATGTAGAGGAAAAGAGCCTTATATTATGTGTTGGTGTGAATATGATAAGAAGAATTTTTTTGAACCTAACTATTAGTAATTAATTAAAAATATAATTATGAAAACAAAAATTTCAAACTTAGGTACTGTTATCAATAAAACAGCGCAAAAACAAATTTTAGGAGGTACACCTATAAAATGTCCTGGAGATGGAGTATGGACATGTAGAGGAAAAGAGCCTTATATTATATGTTGGTGTGTATATGATAAACACTATGACCGTGAACCTAACTTTTAAGTAACAAAGCAATGTATATTCATGAAGTTTCTTAAGTAAAACTCTACTTAAAAAACAGCCAATAGAACTATATTGGCTGTTTGTTTAGTTTTTCTAATATTATAAAAGTTTCTTAGCTTTTTTAACTTTTTGCTTGGTAAGTGCTATATCAATTACCTCACTCATGTCGGTTACATAATGAAATGTTAACCCTTTTAAGTAGCTCTCTTTTATTTCTTCTATATCCTTTTTATTATCAGCACACAAAATAATTTCTTTAATATTTGCTCGTTTTGCTGCTAATATTTTTTCTTTAATTCCACCAACTGGAAGTACCTTTCCGCGTAGCGTGATCTCTCCAGTCATGGCTAATTTATTTTTCACCTTACGCTGTGTAAATACAGAAACTAAAGAAGTTAACATCGTAATACCTGCACTTGGACCATCTTTAGGGGTAGCTCCTTCAGGCACGTGAATGTGTACATCATATTTATCTAATACTTCAGGATTAATTCCAAATTCTTCAGCATTAGATTTTATATATTTCATTGCTATTGTTGAAGACTCTTTCATTACAGTACCTAAGTTACCTGTTATTGAAAGATTTCCTTTTCCTTTAGAAATAATAGATTCTATAAATAAAATATCTCCTCCAACACTTGTCCAAGCTAACCCAGTAACAACACCTGCAACATCGTTATTCTCGTACTTATCACGTTCTAAACGTGCAGGTCCTAAAATAGTTTCTATATCTTCATTTGTCAAAACAACATTGTACTCCTCTTCCATCGCAATAGACTTAGCGGCAAAGCGAACTACTTTTGCTACTTGTTTTTCTAAACCACGGACTCCAGACTCTCTAGTATATCCTTCAACTATTTTCTCTATCTGCTTTTTACCTACTGTTAAATGTTCTTTTGATAATCCGTGCTCTTTTAATTGCTTTGGGAACAAGTATTTTTTAGCTATTTCTACCTTCTCTTCAATAGTATACCCTGTTACGTTAATAATTTCCATACGATCACGTAATGCCCATGGAATTTGATTAATGTTATTAGCTGTTGCTATAAATAATACTTTAGAAAGATCATATCCCACTTCTAAATAATTATCATAAAAAGCTGTGTTTTGTTCTGGGTCTAATACTTCTAACATTGCTGAAGAAGGATCTCCTTGATGACTTTGACTTAACTTATCTATTTCATCTAACACAAATACAGGATTTGAAGTTCCTGCCTTTTTAATATTTTGGATTAAACGACCAGGCATTGCTCCAATATAGGTTTTACGGTGTCCTCTAATTTCAGCTTCATCACGTAAACCTCCTAAAGACATACGTACGTACTTGCGTCCTAATGCTTCAGCTACCGATTTACCTAACGATGTTTTACCTACTCCTGGAGGTCCGTATAAACAAATAATTGGCGATTTCATATCACCACGTAATTTTAAAACCGCTAAATGCTCTAAAATACGCTCTTTAACTTTCTCTAACCCAAAATGATCTCTATCTAAAATTTTTTGAGCTCTTTTTAAATCAAATTTATCTTTTGAATACTCGCCCCAAGGTAACTCTAACATTAACTCTAAGTAGTTACGCTGTACACCATATTCTGCCATTTGAGGGTTCATACGTCTTAAACGCCCTAACTCTTTCTCAAAAGTTTCTCCAACCTCTTTATTCCATTTTTTAGACTTAGCCTTAGTACGCATTTCATCTAGCTCTTGCTCGTGAGAAACACCACCTAATTCATCTTGAATGGTTTTTAATTGTTGATTTAAATAGTATTCACGTTGTTGTTTATCTAAGTCAGAACGTGTTTTAGATTGAATATCGTTACGTAATTGTAACTTTTGAAGCTCTTTATCTAAATTCTTTAACGTTAATAATGCACGTTCTTTTAAATTGTCTTTCTCAAGTAATACCTGCTTTTGCGATACACTTAATTCCATGTTTGACGAAATAAAATTCACCAAAAATGAATTGGATTGAATATTTTTTATAGCAAAAGATGCTTCTGAAGGTAGCATAGGGTTTTCTTTAATTACCTCTAATGCTAAGTCTTTAATCGAATCGATAATTGCATCAAACTCTTTTTGATCATCAATTTCTCGCTCATCTACAGCTTCTTTTACTCTTGCTTTTAAGTAAGGGGCTTCTTGCGTAATTTCCTCTATTTCAAAACGCTTTTTACCTTGGATAATTACAGTTGTATTACCATCAGGCATTTTTAATACACGTAAAATTTGTGCCACTACACCTGTTTGATAAATATCATCAATTCCTGGATCTTCAACTTCACTATCTTTTTGTGCTACAACACCTACAACTTTATCTCCCTTGTTGGCATCTTTAATTAACTGAATAGACTTATCTCTACCTGCCGTAATTGGAATTACAACTCCTGGAAATAACACTGTATTACGTAGAGGAAGAATTGGTAATTCTTCAGGAATACTTTCTTGATTTATTAACTCTTCATCTTCTGGTGTTAATAATGGAATTAACTCTGAATCCTCATTAAAAACATCTTGAAGCGACAAATTGTCTAAATGTAATATTTTTGATTTACTCATATCTTATTTATTCTGTCATAGTGGCACTTATCACTCTTTTATTGAAAAAAAACCACTTTTTAAAAACCTTAATCTACTGATAAACAAAAGAATAAACTTAAACTCTTATCTATCTCGTTATCTATATTTCAATTCTTATGCCAACGAAAGCTATAAATAATTTAATTTGTAACTTATTTGGTTCTAAATCGTCTTACTAACATCTTATTTCAACATAAAACTAACCAAAAATGAAATTTAACATTTTAACTCTATCATTACTTTTATTACTAATTAACTGTACCTCAAAAACAAACTCTTCTGAGTTTATTGAAAAAGCAGCAGGACGCTATTATTTTAATGCTGATGAAATTATAGA
Encoded proteins:
- a CDS encoding helix-turn-helix domain-containing protein, which encodes MLKQILFLFLVIFNCILSFSQEIEKYNESDLIKIKKKFYLNKEIGVDSSLYYMNKLLLSNNTAYKTFGYAAIEYLKVREKQSINTSFKDSINKYLPKIVRVNKNFPLLFDIHILLGNSNKRRKLIKPALQNYITAENYALLAKDIERIIKIKGNIALIYQDMGELDKALNKAKETLDLIEANKESLSNKYYSSKYKRMFNVAAIYATLYKKNREKQQYADSSLHYYNLILKTKEFNLNSYYTGKVYYGKGTIYTLKKEYSKASSFLEKSLALFEKSKSQSYLYKGYYNNGLNYYNLNKFEKAKHNFLTALKIKKDTILDDNYIKMNGYLSQIYTYQNKVDSANYYLNTYVNNHSKVSLRDKKQFKEAIKVDFDKKIKKLKEDSNKKNFYYEIIVIGLISTVIVISFLVFKNAKEKKKTKKKLSELLNKISKKEDLTEKPFSLPNPLKIKDEQHQQIISGLLKIEEKKYFLKEEYNLYNAAKKIGTNTTYLSKIIKDYKKMSFNDYTNELRINYIIGILSNDKKVRSYTTQAIGEIAGYKNAKSFTRIFKKYIGITPYQFIEKINKEL
- the lon gene encoding endopeptidase La, which translates into the protein MSKSKILHLDNLSLQDVFNEDSELIPLLTPEDEELINQESIPEELPILPLRNTVLFPGVVIPITAGRDKSIQLIKDANKGDKVVGVVAQKDSEVEDPGIDDIYQTGVVAQILRVLKMPDGNTTVIIQGKKRFEIEEITQEAPYLKARVKEAVDEREIDDQKEFDAIIDSIKDLALEVIKENPMLPSEASFAIKNIQSNSFLVNFISSNMELSVSQKQVLLEKDNLKERALLTLKNLDKELQKLQLRNDIQSKTRSDLDKQQREYYLNQQLKTIQDELGGVSHEQELDEMRTKAKSKKWNKEVGETFEKELGRLRRMNPQMAEYGVQRNYLELMLELPWGEYSKDKFDLKRAQKILDRDHFGLEKVKERILEHLAVLKLRGDMKSPIICLYGPPGVGKTSLGKSVAEALGRKYVRMSLGGLRDEAEIRGHRKTYIGAMPGRLIQNIKKAGTSNPVFVLDEIDKLSQSHQGDPSSAMLEVLDPEQNTAFYDNYLEVGYDLSKVLFIATANNINQIPWALRDRMEIINVTGYTIEEKVEIAKKYLFPKQLKEHGLSKEHLTVGKKQIEKIVEGYTRESGVRGLEKQVAKVVRFAAKSIAMEEEYNVVLTNEDIETILGPARLERDKYENNDVAGVVTGLAWTSVGGDILFIESIISKGKGNLSITGNLGTVMKESSTIAMKYIKSNAEEFGINPEVLDKYDVHIHVPEGATPKDGPSAGITMLTSLVSVFTQRKVKNKLAMTGEITLRGKVLPVGGIKEKILAAKRANIKEIILCADNKKDIEEIKESYLKGLTFHYVTDMSEVIDIALTKQKVKKAKKLL